Proteins encoded in a region of the Moritella marina ATCC 15381 genome:
- a CDS encoding LPP20 family lipoprotein codes for MKHYLLLIVLTFIYKPAFAAPDWAENPPSQEGYIIGVGLGEDITKAKQGAISSIARTLNSNVTSSVSSRAMTSGTEGAHTTLSTNAISSEDVLLPHITWVEMVTQEGVSYAIGKVSKSEVIALYEDNLNIALKPFGHILSKQKIDLNDYLFLLANKSKLDLSAKRASSVASSSTKASNYHRDIEVLLTKQNAFIGSACFNVKKSNDRMADKIYLPSIESAIQSSQFVLKDDKDCTPVRFRSKTERTGKTVANVVMQIDIGQPALVSKVIKFKGQSSGSYKSAMMDAANNFSNYFIDNTGLLNSLLNESANTIEITL; via the coding sequence ATGAAGCACTATTTATTACTTATAGTATTAACCTTCATTTACAAACCTGCTTTTGCAGCGCCTGATTGGGCAGAAAACCCGCCGAGTCAGGAAGGCTATATTATCGGTGTTGGATTAGGCGAAGATATAACAAAAGCCAAGCAGGGGGCAATTTCATCGATTGCCCGTACGCTTAATTCGAATGTAACTAGCTCTGTATCTTCTCGCGCCATGACGTCTGGCACTGAGGGGGCACACACAACACTGTCAACAAATGCTATTTCGAGTGAGGACGTATTATTACCTCATATCACCTGGGTAGAGATGGTAACGCAAGAAGGGGTCTCTTACGCAATAGGTAAAGTATCAAAAAGTGAGGTTATTGCTTTGTATGAAGATAACCTTAATATTGCCCTTAAACCGTTTGGTCACATATTAAGTAAGCAAAAAATTGATTTGAATGATTATTTATTCTTGCTGGCCAATAAAAGCAAGTTAGATTTATCTGCTAAACGAGCAAGTTCAGTTGCGTCTTCATCGACTAAAGCTAGCAATTATCATCGCGATATTGAAGTACTTTTGACGAAGCAAAATGCATTCATTGGATCTGCTTGTTTTAATGTCAAAAAAAGTAATGATCGTATGGCGGATAAAATTTACTTACCATCAATTGAAAGTGCTATTCAGTCGAGTCAATTTGTATTGAAAGATGATAAAGACTGTACGCCGGTTCGATTTAGGTCTAAAACCGAACGCACGGGTAAGACAGTTGCCAATGTTGTGATGCAAATCGATATTGGCCAACCAGCACTTGTCAGTAAAGTGATTAAATTTAAAGGACAAAGTTCAGGTTCATATAAATCAGCAATGATGGATGCCGCTAATAACTTTTCCAATTACTTTATTGATAATACCGGACTGCTCAATTCAC